The Rhodobacteraceae bacterium M382 region ATGGGTCGCACGATGACAGCCGCGCCGTCTTTGAACGCTTTGCTCAGCGCGCCCGCGCCGACGGTATCGACTGTCAGCTGTTTGACGGGCCGCAAAAGGGGGCCACCGCCAATTTCCTGTCGCTGCTGGCCCGCCCCGGTGCCGACACCACCCATGTGGCGCTGTCGGACCAGGACGACATCTGGTTGCCCGGCAAACTGGAGGACGCGGTCCAGCGTCTGGCCCCACAGGGTGCCCACCCGGCCCTGCTGGGCACGCGCAGCTGGGAATGGGACCCGGACACCGATCGCCGGCAGCTGTCACGCCCGGTGCCGCCGCCCTATGATTTCCGCCACGCGCTGGTGCAGAATTTTGCCGGTGGCAACACCATGATGCTGAATCGCAGCGGTCTGGATCTGGTGCAACGCGCCCTGCCCCGCACCCGGGATGCCGCCGTGCATGACTGGTGGCTGTACCAGCTGATTTCGGGGGCCGGTGGGACCGTCCTGCTGGGCGAAGAGCCGCATATCCTCTACCGCCAGCATCACGGCAATCAGATCGGTGCCAATACCGGGCTGCGCTCGAAACTGCGGCGGTTTCGCGCCATGCTGTGCGGCACCTATCGCACCTGGAATGATCTCAATGTCACCGCGCTGAACGCGACCCGTGATCTTCTGATGCCCGACGCACAGGACATCCTGTTCCGGTTTGCCCGGGATCGCGGCCGCGCGCTGCCGGCCCGGCTGGCCATGTTGCGCAGCACCCGGCTGCGCCGCAAGGGCGGCCTCAACCAGGCCACCCTGTGGGTGGCCGCCGTGTTGGGCAAACTCTGATCCGGTTCGACCCGATCAGGCTCAAACGCCCATATCAGAGCCTGTTTCAACCTGTTTTGCGGGCCGCCATCAGCCGCTTCTGCGAAACAGGTTGCCAATGGTCTGGAACACCAGATCAAAGTCATAGCACATGCTCTGATGGCGCTGATAAATCAGATCCAGCCGCGCCTTGGCCGGAACGCAGACCTTGGAATACACCAGATCGGTTTCCTCAGGGGTGGCACAGCGCGCCAGCAGCGCCGCCTCGTGGCGGTGATAGGTGATCGATGCCAACCCCGTCACCCCGGGGCGTGATTTCAGCACCTCGCTGTAGATCTCGGGATGGCGTTCGACATATTCCCGCAGCGGCGGGCGCGGCCCGACAAAGCTCAGATCGCCCCTGAGAATGTTCCAGAGCTGGGGAAATTCATCCAGCCGTTTTGAACGCAGCCAGGCCCCGGTGGGGGTGATCCGCGCACTCTTGTCCCCGCCCGAAACACCGGCGTCCTCGGCAACCACCGTCATCGTGCGCAGCTTCCACAACATAAAGGGGCGATCCATCCCGTTCATCCGCTCGGCCACATAGAAAATCGGACGTCCCTCCCGGATCAGCAGCCAGATCAGCAGCCCCAGCAGGATCGGCCCCAGCAGCAGCACCAGCAGCGCGGCAAAGAACAGATCGAATATGCGTTTTCTCCAGGTCATGCGGTTCCTTGCCCTCGGTATGTGTCAGCAGTGTTTATCGGCGGTGTTTGCCCGCTATGTGACATGTGGCCCGATCCGGCGCCAGTCCGCCACCATCTGCGACGGATCAGCAGCGGTGCGCCCGACCACGGACATCGCAGCCAACCGCGCGGGATCCAGTTCAACCCGGGCGATCACCCCGTCGGGGGCCGGACGTGGTGTCCAGGCCAACCCGGCCGCATCCAGCAGCGCGCCCATGGCGATGGGACCGGGCGCGGCAATGTTGAGCGCGGGCGGCAGATCCGTCGCCGCCACCACATCGCCCAGGGCCTGTGCCAGATCTCCCATCCCGATATAGCTGCGTTGCGGCGTGCCGCCATCGGGCAGGACATCCAACGCAAATCCCGGCCGCCAGCCGCCCAGAATCGCATCCAGCCCGGCGATATTGCCAATCCTCAGTGCGCTCACCGTCGCCCCCAATGCGGCCCCCAGGGCCGCGCCCCGCGCCTCCATCCGGGCCTTGGCCACCCCATAAGGGGCCTGTGGGCACAGCGCGGCGGTCTCGTCCAGGCAGCCCGGTTGATTGCCATAAACAGCCGCCGATGACGCCAGCAACACCCGCGCGCCCGTGGCCGCCCCGACCCGAATCGCCGCCTCGGCCAGGGTGACATTGTCCTCCAGATCCGCGCCCCGGCCCGGAATGACCCCGGCCAGACACAGGATCACATCACAATCGCGCGCGGCCCGCCGATAGGCATCTCCGTCATGCAGCGGGTCAAAGATCGCCCATGTCCCCGCTGTTGGGCCTTCTGTTGTTGCTTGTGTGGCAGGCCCGGACCGGCTCTGCCACAGCACGTCTGCAGACCGCCGCCCCCAGCACCGTTGCAACACACGGCCAATCCGGCCTGTTGCTCCAACAACCAATGTGGCAGGAAACGACATGATACTCCTTGTTCAGGTTGACGCGTTCTCCCACGGCAGTATCTTGCGAACACCAAAAATCAAGACATTTCCGACAGGCGGGCTTCATGCGGCATATCCTTTTACTTCTCGTTCTGGTCAGCGTCGGCCTGCTGCCTGCGGCCTGTTCGCGCAGCCGCCTGCCCGGGGGCGCGCCGGTCAGCGAAGAAATCCTGAAAGAGGCCGACGCGGAAACCGCCGATTTCGCGCTCTACCCGGTCACCCGCGCCTTTCTGCCCACCGTGGCCCAATGGCCGACCACCGGAACCCAGGAAAACCTGCGCTGGATCGCCGGCAGCCAGGGGGCCAAAACCCAGATCATCCAGCCCGGCGACAAGCTGACGCTGCGGATCTGGGACAGCAGCGACAATTCACTGCTGACCTCTCTGGATGAAAAGATGGTCCAGTTGCAGGATGTGACCGTCGCCTCGAACGGGTCGATCTTCATGCCCTATGTGGGCAATATCAGCGTCATCGGCCTGACCCCGGATCTGGCCCGCGAGGAATTGCAATCGGCGCTGGAAACCATCATCCCCTCGGCCCAGCTGCAGCTCGACATGAACGAAGGGCGCAACAACTCGGTCGATCTGGTCAGCGGTGTGGCCCGGCCCGGCACCTATCCGATGCCCGACCGCAACTATTCGGTGATGGGGCTGATTTCGGCAGGCGGCGGCATCGCTGCGACGCTGAACAACCCGCAGATCCGGCTGATGCGCGGCGGCGCGCTTTATGGCACCTCGGTTGACAATCTGCTCAACAATCCCCGGTTCGATACCCTGCTGCGCGGCGGCGATCGGGTGTTCGTCGAAGAGGACGAACGCTATTTCCTGTCCTTCGGGGCCACCGGCCGCGAAGACCTGCATGTTTTCACCAAGGACACGGTTTCGGCCATGGACGCCGTGTCGATCACCGGCGGCCTGCAGGACAACAAGGCCGACCCCAAGGGGTTGCTGATCCTGCGTGAATATCCCGCCTCTGCGGTGGCGGCCGGCAATCGCGGCCCGCGTCAGCCCCGGGTGGTGTTCTCGCTGGACCTGGCCAGCGCCGACGGCATCTTTTCGGCCCGCCGGTTCCAGATCAACCCCGATGATCTGATCATCGCCACGGAATCGCCGATCAACGACGTGCTGACCGTGTCCAACATCATCGGCAACTTTGTCGGTGTCTTCAACACCACCGCCAATCTGGGCAATTGATCCCGCGCCCCTGACGCCGCTCACAGCGGGCTGGTCACGGGCGGACACAGGGGGGCACAGGGGGGCGGGCACGGGACCTGGACCGGATCAGCCCGGCACCGCGATCCGCAGATGTGCCGGAACCAGGGCGTTCATCTGCCGGATATGTTCCGGCAGGCAGCGGGTCGTGAAATCATAGGTTTCGACCACATGCGCCCGGGCCGCGGGCCCCAGATGGGCATAGGCACCGGGGTTGGCCAGCACGTCGATCACCTGATCCGCCAGCGCCTGCGGATCAAAGAAATCCACCAGCAGCCCGGTTTTGCCATGGGTCACCGCCTCGCGCACTGACGGCACATCGGACGCCACGATGGTGGCCTGCATGGCCATGGATTCCAGCAGCGACCAGCTCATCACAAAGGGCATGGTCAGATGCAGGTGACAGCGGCTGATCTGGACCACCTGACAAAAGCTGGAATAGGGCACCCGGCCCAGGAAATGCACCCGGTTCCAGTCGACGCTGTCACCCAGTGCCTCGGTCAGCTCGGCGCGCAGCCCCTGCGGGTGCTTGCTCTTGCGACCATACGAAACATCATCACCCCCCACCACCAGCACCCGTGCGTTGGGCCGGGCGGCCAGGATCCGGGGCAGCGCCGCCATAAAGATGTGAAAGCCGCGGGCATGTTCCAGATTGCGGGCCAGATAGGTGAACACCTCATCCTGTCGGGTGATCGGCCGCTCCAGCCGCCCCAGCGTGAGCGACACCTCCGGGTCAGGCCCCAGCCGATCGGTGCGGATCCCGTCATGGCAGGTGTAGAATTTCGGATGGAAGGCGTCGGGAAACGTGTTCTTTTGCCAGACGGTCGGCACATGGCCCAGATCCACCTTGTGGATATTGGCATAGGGCACCGCGTTGCGGGCCTCCATCAGGAACGGCATGTGATCGGAAACCGGCTCGGCCGGGTCGAACCCGACCAGCCCGCCGGTGGCGTTGTAGAAATATTCAAAGAATCCCAGGATCGGCACATCCGGCCAGATCTGTTTCATGAACAACAGCTCGCCCCAACCGGTATGACCCAGGATCAGATCCGGGCGAAACCCCTCGCTCTGTTCCAGATCGCGTGCGGCCATGGCCGCCCCAAACCCCGCCCCCGTGGCCTCTTCCCAGACCTTGGACAGCCCATAGGCCTTGGCGTCGGGGCTGTGGTGGGGCTTGTAGGTTCGGGTCAGCACCCCGTTGATCCGGGGCGCATCCTGGCGTTGGGTCAGGAACACGATCCGATGCCCCCCCTGCGCGACCAGCCACATGAGCAGCTCGCGATATTGCCCGGGCATGTTCTGGTGCACAAAGAGAATATTCATCGTTCAAATCCTGTCCTGCTAATGCAAAAGCCCCTTGAGATAGGTGCCATATCCATTCTTGCTGAACAGCTCGGCCCGCTCTGCCAACTGCGCATCCGTGGTCCAACCATTCTGATGCGCGATCTCTTCGGGACAGCCGGTCTGCAGGCCCTGGCGTTTTTCCAGCGTGCGCACGAAATTGCCCGCATCCAGCAGGGACCCATGGGTGCCGGTGTCCAGCCAGGCATAGCCCCGCCCCATGCGTTGCAGGGTCAGTTCGCCGTCCTCCAGATACATCTCCAACAGCGACGTGATCTCCAGCTCTCCGCGCGCCGAGGGGCGCACCCTGCGGGCCCGCTCCGGGGCTGTGCCATCCAGGAAATACAACCCCGTCACCGCATAGTTCGACGGCGGCACCGGCGGTTTTTCGATGATCGACCTGACCGACCCGTCGGGGGCAAAATCCACCACACCATAGCGTTCGGGATCTGCCACGTGATAGCCGAACACGGTGCCGCCGGTGGTCTGGGAATCCGCCGCCGCCATCAGTTCGGGCAGCCCGTGACCAAAAAAGATATTGTCGCCCAGCACCATGGCCGACGGCGCGCCATCCAGAAACTCCTCGGCCAGAATATAGGCCTGTGCCAGCCCCTCGGGGTTGGGCTGGGTCACATAGGTCAGCGCGATTCCCCACTGGCTGCCATCCCCCAGCATACGTTGAAACTGGGCCTGGTCCTGCGGCGTGGTGATCATGCAGATCTCGCGGATACCAGCCAGCATCAGCACCGAGATCGGATAATAGATCATCGGTTTGTCATAGATCGGCAGCAGCTGCTTTGAGATCCCGATGGTGATCGGATACAGCCGGGTGCCGCTGCCGCCCGCCAGAATGATGCCTTTGCGGTTGGTCATATGTTGTGTTTCAACCTCTCGAATATGGGCCTGCGCCGCAGGTTCTGCGCCGATCCGGCCCGCGTCATGAAAATCAGTCTTTCTTCAGGGCGTCCAGATCGGCCAGGATCTCGGTCAGCCCCGCCTTCCAATCCGGGCGCGGCAGGCCAAAGACCGCCTCGGTCGCGGAATTGTCCATGCGCGAATTGAGCGGGCGCCGGGCCGGTGTGGGATAGTCTGAACTGGGGATATCGACCACGTCACAGTCAATCCCGGCCTGGTCAAAGATCTCGCGGGCAAAATCGGCCCAGCTGACATCCGGTCCGCCCGACACATGGTAGCTGCCCGATTTCGACGGATCCGCCACCAGCTGCC contains the following coding sequences:
- a CDS encoding glycosyltransferase; this encodes MNILFVHQNMPGQYRELLMWLVAQGGHRIVFLTQRQDAPRINGVLTRTYKPHHSPDAKAYGLSKVWEEATGAGFGAAMAARDLEQSEGFRPDLILGHTGWGELLFMKQIWPDVPILGFFEYFYNATGGLVGFDPAEPVSDHMPFLMEARNAVPYANIHKVDLGHVPTVWQKNTFPDAFHPKFYTCHDGIRTDRLGPDPEVSLTLGRLERPITRQDEVFTYLARNLEHARGFHIFMAALPRILAARPNARVLVVGGDDVSYGRKSKHPQGLRAELTEALGDSVDWNRVHFLGRVPYSSFCQVVQISRCHLHLTMPFVMSWSLLESMAMQATIVASDVPSVREAVTHGKTGLLVDFFDPQALADQVIDVLANPGAYAHLGPAARAHVVETYDFTTRCLPEHIRQMNALVPAHLRIAVPG
- a CDS encoding glycosyltransferase, whose amino-acid sequence is MTGSAHVTILLAMRNGGDELAPQLDSYLTQTLKPARILASDDGSHDDSRAVFERFAQRARADGIDCQLFDGPQKGATANFLSLLARPGADTTHVALSDQDDIWLPGKLEDAVQRLAPQGAHPALLGTRSWEWDPDTDRRQLSRPVPPPYDFRHALVQNFAGGNTMMLNRSGLDLVQRALPRTRDAAVHDWWLYQLISGAGGTVLLGEEPHILYRQHHGNQIGANTGLRSKLRRFRAMLCGTYRTWNDLNVTALNATRDLLMPDAQDILFRFARDRGRALPARLAMLRSTRLRRKGGLNQATLWVAAVLGKL
- a CDS encoding polysaccharide export protein; the protein is MRHILLLLVLVSVGLLPAACSRSRLPGGAPVSEEILKEADAETADFALYPVTRAFLPTVAQWPTTGTQENLRWIAGSQGAKTQIIQPGDKLTLRIWDSSDNSLLTSLDEKMVQLQDVTVASNGSIFMPYVGNISVIGLTPDLAREELQSALETIIPSAQLQLDMNEGRNNSVDLVSGVARPGTYPMPDRNYSVMGLISAGGGIAATLNNPQIRLMRGGALYGTSVDNLLNNPRFDTLLRGGDRVFVEEDERYFLSFGATGREDLHVFTKDTVSAMDAVSITGGLQDNKADPKGLLILREYPASAVAAGNRGPRQPRVVFSLDLASADGIFSARRFQINPDDLIIATESPINDVLTVSNIIGNFVGVFNTTANLGN
- the rfbA gene encoding glucose-1-phosphate thymidylyltransferase RfbA, with product MTNRKGIILAGGSGTRLYPITIGISKQLLPIYDKPMIYYPISVLMLAGIREICMITTPQDQAQFQRMLGDGSQWGIALTYVTQPNPEGLAQAYILAEEFLDGAPSAMVLGDNIFFGHGLPELMAAADSQTTGGTVFGYHVADPERYGVVDFAPDGSVRSIIEKPPVPPSNYAVTGLYFLDGTAPERARRVRPSARGELEITSLLEMYLEDGELTLQRMGRGYAWLDTGTHGSLLDAGNFVRTLEKRQGLQTGCPEEIAHQNGWTTDAQLAERAELFSKNGYGTYLKGLLH
- a CDS encoding sugar transferase, with product MTWRKRIFDLFFAALLVLLLGPILLGLLIWLLIREGRPIFYVAERMNGMDRPFMLWKLRTMTVVAEDAGVSGGDKSARITPTGAWLRSKRLDEFPQLWNILRGDLSFVGPRPPLREYVERHPEIYSEVLKSRPGVTGLASITYHRHEAALLARCATPEETDLVYSKVCVPAKARLDLIYQRHQSMCYDFDLVFQTIGNLFRRSG
- a CDS encoding NAD(P)-dependent oxidoreductase gives rise to the protein MSFPATLVVGATGRIGRVLQRCWGRRSADVLWQSRSGPATQATTEGPTAGTWAIFDPLHDGDAYRRAARDCDVILCLAGVIPGRGADLEDNVTLAEAAIRVGAATGARVLLASSAAVYGNQPGCLDETAALCPQAPYGVAKARMEARGAALGAALGATVSALRIGNIAGLDAILGGWRPGFALDVLPDGGTPQRSYIGMGDLAQALGDVVAATDLPPALNIAAPGPIAMGALLDAAGLAWTPRPAPDGVIARVELDPARLAAMSVVGRTAADPSQMVADWRRIGPHVT